A window of Methanobacterium formicicum contains these coding sequences:
- a CDS encoding FmdE family protein, producing MEDDKTIEIIPFSEVTKFHGHSCPGTAIGYRAGEIAIRKLLSSRADDEELVAIVENDSCSVDAIQVVTGCTMGKGNLIFKDYGKQVYTFMNRQTGEAIRVSLKKSIDEIDPAFSSARQKAFSGSASQKEMDEFVKAKDALTERILEIPVEELFKVESVELEFPEEARIFKSIYCAQCGEPVAEHRARVENGEIVCIPCFNEYSRT from the coding sequence ATGGAAGATGATAAGACTATTGAAATAATTCCTTTTTCGGAAGTGACCAAATTCCATGGACATTCCTGTCCAGGGACAGCCATCGGATACCGGGCTGGCGAAATAGCCATTCGTAAATTATTATCTTCCCGGGCAGATGATGAGGAACTGGTGGCTATAGTGGAGAATGACAGCTGCAGTGTGGACGCCATACAGGTAGTTACGGGCTGTACCATGGGTAAGGGTAACCTCATATTCAAGGATTATGGTAAACAGGTCTACACCTTCATGAATAGGCAAACAGGCGAAGCAATACGGGTTTCCCTGAAAAAAAGCATTGATGAAATCGATCCTGCCTTTTCCAGTGCACGTCAAAAGGCATTTTCAGGTTCTGCAAGCCAGAAAGAAATGGATGAATTCGTGAAGGCCAAAGACGCTTTAACCGAACGGATTTTAGAAATCCCGGTAGAAGAGCTCTTCAAAGTGGAAAGTGTGGAATTGGAGTTCCCGGAGGAAGCACGGATATTCAAATCCATCTACTGTGCCCAGTGTGGGGAACCAGTAGCTGAACACCGGGCCCGGGTGGAAAATGGGGAAATAGTCTGTATACCCTGTTTCAATGAATATTCCCGGACATAA
- a CDS encoding flavin reductase family protein — MQIKNFKRESIIPLPVTFISTLSPDGVKNVAPYSCIMPILRPFDLICVATAGVMRDTFDNLRAREEFVISLPGMDLADKVMPTAKFVPPEVNEYELAGLDEKPSQKIETPGVEGCYAWMECKLHKIIAEEYDNFPYALVVGKVVHLEVRDDIYNVEDGSWDVDKAQPLMMTESNQGMHFCTVKDMEWFEPYGAMFPNGKDPLAGLYED, encoded by the coding sequence AAGAGAATCCATAATACCCCTTCCGGTGACCTTCATTTCCACCCTCTCCCCGGATGGGGTGAAAAATGTGGCCCCTTACTCCTGTATAATGCCTATTTTACGCCCCTTTGACCTGATATGCGTGGCCACAGCAGGAGTGATGCGGGACACCTTCGACAACCTGCGGGCCAGGGAAGAATTCGTTATCAGTCTCCCGGGAATGGATCTGGCAGATAAGGTCATGCCCACCGCCAAGTTCGTTCCCCCCGAGGTGAATGAATACGAACTCGCCGGTTTGGATGAAAAGCCCAGCCAGAAAATTGAAACTCCAGGGGTGGAGGGCTGTTACGCCTGGATGGAATGTAAACTCCATAAGATCATTGCCGAAGAATATGATAACTTCCCTTATGCCCTGGTGGTGGGGAAAGTGGTGCATCTGGAAGTACGGGATGACATCTACAACGTGGAAGATGGATCCTGGGATGTGGATAAGGCCCAGCCCTTGATGATGACGGAATCCAACCAGGGAATGCATTTCTGCACTGTGAAGGACATGGAATGGTTCGAACCTTATGGGGCCATGTTCCCCAATGGTAAGGATCCCCTGGCCGGACTTTACGAAGATTAA
- a CDS encoding carboxymuconolactone decarboxylase family protein yields MEEKHRPNRFTEVLGENVDNAFKQLASEILKDGALTLKEKSLIALACAVAVKCDPCTRAHKKQALNAGASEKEILEAAAVAGLVRMGSGFNTAYALLDDCEPRKKIVHKTTNGDEENKSNNPSREPRTPPRKPDGYLNSIMEKRLGNNNQK; encoded by the coding sequence ATGGAAGAAAAACACCGGCCTAACCGGTTTACCGAGGTTCTCGGTGAGAACGTGGACAACGCATTTAAACAGCTGGCATCAGAGATATTGAAAGATGGTGCTCTAACTCTCAAGGAAAAAAGCCTGATTGCCCTGGCCTGTGCCGTGGCTGTTAAATGTGACCCCTGCACACGGGCACATAAGAAACAGGCCCTTAATGCCGGGGCCAGTGAGAAGGAAATTCTGGAAGCTGCCGCCGTGGCCGGGTTGGTGCGTATGGGTTCCGGGTTTAACACCGCCTATGCTCTCTTAGATGATTGTGAACCCCGAAAAAAAATAGTCCATAAAACAACAAATGGGGATGAAGAAAATAAGAGCAATAACCCCTCTAGAGAACCCAGGACACCACCAAGGAAACCTGACGGATACCTGAACAGTATCATGGAAAAAAGGCTGGGGAACAATAATCAGAAATAA
- a CDS encoding TMEM175 family protein, whose protein sequence is MDSQNSATFMDTKRLETLVDGIFAIAMTLLVLALAVPDVAGPLTNAAVQTSLYDLIPSFYTMVISFILLALFWSNHHRAFHRIHQMDNVLLWINVIWLLFIVLVPFSASLTGKYGQFPIAHIIFNLNMLGIALFLGLNWLYARRNHFLHEKVDPRQITVTKRANILFIGIALLALLLSFVVPRFSALVYLLIFPMEYLINKL, encoded by the coding sequence ATGGATTCTCAAAATTCAGCTACATTTATGGATACTAAACGTCTGGAAACATTGGTGGACGGTATATTTGCTATCGCCATGACTTTACTGGTTCTGGCATTGGCAGTTCCCGATGTTGCTGGTCCCTTAACGAATGCCGCAGTTCAAACATCACTATATGACCTTATACCCAGCTTTTATACCATGGTTATAAGTTTCATCCTTCTGGCTTTGTTTTGGAGTAATCATCACCGTGCTTTTCACCGTATACACCAAATGGACAATGTTTTATTATGGATAAATGTGATCTGGCTTTTGTTCATAGTTCTGGTACCATTTTCAGCTTCCCTAACCGGGAAATACGGACAATTCCCTATTGCCCACATTATCTTCAATCTGAACATGCTGGGAATAGCCCTTTTCCTGGGTTTGAACTGGCTCTACGCCCGTAGAAATCACTTCCTGCACGAAAAGGTAGATCCCAGGCAGATAACCGTAACTAAGAGGGCCAACATCCTTTTCATAGGCATTGCTCTTTTAGCACTGCTTTTATCCTTTGTAGTGCCAAGATTCAGTGCCTTAGTTTATTTACTTATATTTCCAATGGAGTATCTGATAAATAAGCTATGA